Proteins from a genomic interval of Danio rerio strain Tuebingen ecotype United States chromosome 4, GRCz12tu, whole genome shotgun sequence:
- the si:cabz01021433.2 gene encoding uncharacterized protein si:cabz01021433.2: MAFIKEESEDVKIEETFTHEDIRIAEVFSLKQEDPEEQTDLTAVKEEPTEQIKEEQEFKTETEDSETEKRDQKSDFSCRLCGRSFSSKKNLKVHMRIHTGEMACKQCGKVYSRKHNLKKHICRHICSTCGMSFTHKTRLDVHMRIHTGEKPFTCSECGVSFKHKQTRKIHMRIHTGEKPYTCAECGASFGYSRSLKDHMRVHADVNPYTCHHCGKEFCRKGYLNIHMKIHTEEKLLSCQHCGKCFSYQNELKEHSLTHFDF, from the exons atggcgtttattaaagaggagagtgaagacgtgaagattgaagaaacattcacacatGAAGACATCAGGATTGCTGAAGTGTTCTCGCTGAAACAAGAAGATCccgaggaacaaacag ATCTGACTGCCGTAAAGGAAGAACCGACTGAGCAGATTAAGGAAGAACAAGAGTTCAAAACTGAAACCGAAGACTCAGAGACCGAAAAAAGAGACCAAAAGAGTGATTTCTCGTGCCGACTCTGTGGAAGGAGTTTCAGTAGCAAAAAAAACCTTAAGGtccacatgagaatccacaccggagagaTGGCGTGCAAACAGTGCGGTAAGGTATACAGTCGAAAACACAACCTCAAAAAGCACATATGCCGACACATCTGCAGCACATGTGGAATGAGCTTCACGCACAAGACGAGACTCGAcgtccacatgagaattcacaccggagagaagcccttCACATGCAGCGAGTGCGGCGTGAGCTTTAAGCACAAGCAGACTCGCaaaatccacatgaggattcacaccggagagaagccgtacaCGTGCGCTGAATGCGGAGCCAGTTTTGGGTACAGCCGAAGTCTCAAAGACCACATGAGAGTTCACGCCGACGTGAACCCCTACACCTGCCACCACTGTGGAAAAGAATTCTGCCGAAAAGGATACCTAAACATCCACATGAAGATTCACACCGAAGAGAAGCTTTTGTCCTGCCAGCACTGTGGAAAGTGTTTCTCGTATCAAAATGAACTGAAAGAGCATTCGCTAACTCATTTCGACTTCTAA